The Bifidobacterium sp. WK012_4_13 genome contains the following window.
CGAATCGCATATTTCATATCGTGGGTCATTCCCATGGAAAGCTCCCTGCAGTCCTCCGTCCCACTTTCTCCGGACTGTAGAATGCCATCGCGCAGAGTCCGCAGATGCTCGAACCCCTTTCGGATGACACCCTCATCGTCGACATGCGCGCCTATGGTCATAAGCCCCTGCAGCTTCAATCCCGGCAACGACGCCATGGTGCATGCAAGCTCCATGGCCGCTTCTGGTTCGCAACCGGATTTGGCGGATTCTCCGGATTCATTTACCTCAAGCAGCATGCCGACATCGAGACCATGTGCAACCGCGCGTCGACTGATGCGCTCTGCCAGCTGAAGATTATCGACCGATTCGATCGTGCCCACGTATGGCAGCACCTTGCTAATCTTATTCGCCTGCAATTGCCCGATCAGATGAAAGCCGACGCCATCGTCGGCCTTGAGATTCAGACCGCGCTCGGCACACAGGGCCTGCAGCCCTTCGGCCTTTGCCGTGACCTCTTGGGGACGATTTTCACCAATCAGTCGAATGCCGGCATCGATTGCCGCCATTATTTCGCCGACGGTGCGCGTCTTGGTAGCGGCCAGCAGACGAACATCGCCGCACGACCTTCCCGCCTTCGCCTCGGTGTCTCGGATCTCTTCAACCACCGCAGCCACATTGTCACGTATCTGCGTCGCCCGCCCGGAATCGACCTGCCGTGCGGAAAGATCGATATGCCCCATATAGGAGACCATTTGCGACACCCCTTCATCTGCTCGTTTCCATTCATCATGGATACCACCGTTATCGGCATTCGGCCGATCAGGCTCGGTCGTTCCATTCCACGCCACGGAAGTCCTCTGCCCTTCACTCCCGGCAATCGTTCGGGTCCCATCCATTTCATGGCGAATCGCCGGACCTGCGATTGGCCCATGAAAGCCATGGTAGTCATATCTGTGGAACCATGAATCATCTGGCGCACATAGGCGCATGGAGTGCAATCACATCAGACGGCACAGGGACATGGGCCAAGACACCATCGACCGGTCAAAGCCCAAGGATACGGAAGGCACGAGCGTCAAGACGGATGTCATCATGCCGGTCTCTGAGACGTTCCGAGGGGAAGAGGCCGATCAGTTCCTCCGGACTGCAAGGTCGGGGAGCGTCAATGATGCCAAGCCAATACGCGCACAGACCGATCACGGCCTGGGGTCGGACACCGTGTGCCCTCAAAGCACCGATATCCATATCCTCATGGCGCTTCGCCAATCTTCGGCCATGGGAGTCAAGGATCAGAGGCAGATGAGCATATTCCACCTGGGAACGATCTTCGAGGTCCCCGTGGCTGCGTCGCAGCTGCTGCATTATCCATCGCTGAATGGCGGTCGAAGGCAGCAGGTCCCTTCCCCTGACAATCTGGTTCACACCCATGGAAAGGTCATCGACACTTACAGCGAATTGATATGCATATTCACCATCAGAACGTCTGATGACGGTATCGCCCACATCCTTGGCCAGGTTGAAGCGTCGCATTCCATATATCCGATCGCGAAATGCAAGCTCCACCTGCCGCCCCGCCGCATCTTCCGGAACTGCAATACGCAGGGAATGCCTGTCGCCGCGTGCGATTCGCCGCTCGCGCTCGGAGGCTGCGAGCCTTCTGCATCTACCGCCGTATACTCTGAAGCCATCGCCCTCGTTGGGCGCGGATGCGGCCTTGATATCGGCTCTGGAACAAAAGCATGGATAGACAAGAGGCTGTGGCTGGCTTTCGGATCCGCCGATGCCCTCTTCCACGTTCATCTCACTCAGTCGTCTCAGCTCGCGGTCATAGCAATCCATACGCTCAGACTGATAAACGACATCATCGTCCCAATCCAAACCAAGCCAGCTGCAATCATCCATAATCCAACGGTCGGCATCGGGCCTGACCCGTTCGACGTCCAGATCCTCGATGCGCAGACGGAGCTTTCCGCAGACCGAACGGGCTGCGAGCCATGCAGCCAGTGCCGCATAGACGTTGCCGACATGCATTCGCCCCGTCGGAGACGGCGCCATTCTCCCTATGACAGGCGACATACCCGGCATTGCTTTCCTGAGGCCTCTATCATTGCGACATTCGCGAATCTCTGCTGACAAGTCTTCGGTCGATTCCTCAGGCGATGAAGTTGTGGAATATCTCGGCTCCAACAACCGCTCCGGCGATCGGAGCGACGACCGGGATCCAAGCCTCACCCCAGCGTGATGACCCCTTGTTCGGGAAGGGAAGGAGCTGGTGCAGCAGCCTGGGCATAAGATCACGCGCAGGATTGAGACCTGGCCCTGTGGGTCCGCCCATCGAAGTGACCAGACCCCACACGATAAAGCCGACGACGATGGAAGCGGCTGCTGGATCCTTGGCGCCCCAAGGAAGAATAAGACAGCTCAGCGCACCGACGACGAGAATCATGGTGCCGAAGAATTCGTTGAGGAAATAATTCAGGCGCGACTGAGCAGCATCGGTCGTCGAGAAGGTGGCGAAGATCGAATCAGCGGACTCGGTTGCCTTGTAGTAGGGATAATACGTTGCGACGACTATCAGCTGCCCAGCTGCCGCGCCCAACAGCTGAGCGACTATGTATGGCAGCATCTGCGATGCCGGAAACATGCCGACGACTACCTGTGCGATGGTCATGGCAGGGTTTATATGGGCCCCTGAGACGCCTCCGAACATCAGGACAGGGAACATCACACCAAAGCCGTAGCCCATGGCAATGGTTATCCAACCGGATTTGAATCCCTTGGTCCCCTTCAACTCGACATTGGCGACCGCCCCGTTGCCGAAAACCATAAGCAATGCAGTTCCAATAAACTCCGCGATCAATTCAGTCATGAGGGGATAATGCACAGTGACTCCTGTAGTGAGGTGCAACGAGAATACGATGAATGGGGATGTGCAACCTCGAAATCCAACGAAAATGCAGCTCTCCAAAAAGAGTGTACAACAAGATTCGGCGACACAACGCCGTGCTGAGTTGCAAAAGAGCAAAAAGGGTGTATTGTTGTCACTCGGCTCTAGAAGTGCCAACGCCCCTATAGCTCAGTTGGCTAGAGCAGCTGACTCTTAATCAGCGTGTCCGGGGTTCGAGTCCCCGTGGGGGCACAGGAGCAATCCCTGCGATTTTCAATCGCAGGGATTTTTCATATCAGATCTGAGATTCAAAATTCCTAGGGCAGCGCAGACGATCCCCGCACCCGTGAGGATGCGGGGATCGTCTGTCTTCAGAAGACTGCTCTTGCCCTTTCCCTATCGTGCCGAAGCATCGTGCGCCTTGCAAAGCATCGTGCGCCCTGCGAAGCATCGTGCGCCTTGCAAAGCATGGGCACATTTCGGCGAAATGGCTCCGGGAATCAGACGATCTTGGGCATCGGCGTCGTGAGCGACGAGGTCAGATTGACCTGAACGAGTCCTGCACCGGCATGCACCTCGACCTTCTTCAAGGTCACCGAACGCGAACCCTCAGGAGCGGTGTCGTCATCGGTCATCGTCGCGGGCGATTTGACTGCGACGACAGCATAGTCATTCAGATCGTGTCCGAGCGACCTGCATAGCGCACATGCAGCCTCAAGCGACTCGCTGAATCCATCACGCATGACCACGCGTTCTGCCGGGACTCCGTATGCACTGTCAGCGATCCAACGAACGTCTTCGAGAATATCCATGCCTTTGTGCGTCTCGGGCACCGCGGACGCCCCATCGCCTCGAAGCGCTTCCACGAAGCCATCGAGCTGGTTGACAAGCGCCTCTCCCCCATCGCGGAAGAGGTTGCCCATGATCGGTTCACGGAATTCCAATTCCGAGGCCTGCCTGCGAAGATCAGGAATCTGGCCATCCTCACCGTCCCAAAGATTGATCAGCGGGAATGCGGGAATGCCAAGGCTTTCCAGGCGATGAACATGGAATGGGTAGCGCCAGCGCAAATCCGGATTGTCGCGCCACGTGCTTGCACGGGTCACCACGATGGCCGCGGAAGGCCACTGGGCTCCATATTCGCGAGCTGCGATGTCCAGCCACTTCTGTGCACCGGCATCGGTCCCGTAGCCAGCCTCGACGATGACGACGTCATGTCTTGCGCATGCCAGTTCCACCGAGACAAGGCTTGGAATGCCGATCGAGACATTGGCGAAAGGACCGCAGTGCACATACACTGGCGAGCCCTGCATCGTCTCTGTATACGCAGGCTTGACCGCTTCGGTCAGGATGTTCGTAATGCGCCACAGGTCGATGAACTCGCCGAAACGAACCGGCTTGCCATCCTTCTCTCCGGCGACCATGTCCGACACTCTCGTGCCGATTTCCTGCATGCTCCGCGAAAGTACGACGATCTGCATCAATTCGCACGTCGGAGTGAGCACGACG
Protein-coding sequences here:
- a CDS encoding YggS family pyridoxal phosphate-dependent enzyme; translated protein: MVSYMGHIDLSARQVDSGRATQIRDNVAAVVEEIRDTEAKAGRSCGDVRLLAATKTRTVGEIMAAIDAGIRLIGENRPQEVTAKAEGLQALCAERGLNLKADDGVGFHLIGQLQANKISKVLPYVGTIESVDNLQLAERISRRAVAHGLDVGMLLEVNESGESAKSGCEPEAAMELACTMASLPGLKLQGLMTIGAHVDDEGVIRKGFEHLRTLRDGILQSGESGTEDCRELSMGMTHDMKYAIREGSTIVRVGTAIFGPRAFI
- a CDS encoding glutamate--tRNA ligase family protein, with amino-acid sequence MSPVIGRMAPSPTGRMHVGNVYAALAAWLAARSVCGKLRLRIEDLDVERVRPDADRWIMDDCSWLGLDWDDDVVYQSERMDCYDRELRRLSEMNVEEGIGGSESQPQPLVYPCFCSRADIKAASAPNEGDGFRVYGGRCRRLAASERERRIARGDRHSLRIAVPEDAAGRQVELAFRDRIYGMRRFNLAKDVGDTVIRRSDGEYAYQFAVSVDDLSMGVNQIVRGRDLLPSTAIQRWIMQQLRRSHGDLEDRSQVEYAHLPLILDSHGRRLAKRHEDMDIGALRAHGVRPQAVIGLCAYWLGIIDAPRPCSPEELIGLFPSERLRDRHDDIRLDARAFRILGL
- a CDS encoding MIP/aquaporin family protein — protein: MHYPLMTELIAEFIGTALLMVFGNGAVANVELKGTKGFKSGWITIAMGYGFGVMFPVLMFGGVSGAHINPAMTIAQVVVGMFPASQMLPYIVAQLLGAAAGQLIVVATYYPYYKATESADSIFATFSTTDAAQSRLNYFLNEFFGTMILVVGALSCLILPWGAKDPAAASIVVGFIVWGLVTSMGGPTGPGLNPARDLMPRLLHQLLPFPNKGSSRWGEAWIPVVAPIAGAVVGAEIFHNFIA
- a CDS encoding formate--tetrahydrofolate ligase — encoded protein: MSTYENYVAQFGQFKKIDAFAYLDYLKSHQDEPRKHGKVVLVTADTPLKASRGEGKTTTSIALIDALRSRGIDAAAVLRQPSMGITAAGSKGGASGGGKASLTHPELVDWGLCGEMAAIAAAQNLLVSFAEKAIDDGSLDTIAVPRVSETPSRSLRRIRVDEGKNDVSERVVLTPTCELMQIVVLSRSMQEIGTRVSDMVAGEKDGKPVRFGEFIDLWRITNILTEAVKPAYTETMQGSPVYVHCGPFANVSIGIPSLVSVELACARHDVVIVEAGYGTDAGAQKWLDIAAREYGAQWPSAAIVVTRASTWRDNPDLRWRYPFHVHRLESLGIPAFPLINLWDGEDGQIPDLRRQASELEFREPIMGNLFRDGGEALVNQLDGFVEALRGDGASAVPETHKGMDILEDVRWIADSAYGVPAERVVMRDGFSESLEAACALCRSLGHDLNDYAVVAVKSPATMTDDDTAPEGSRSVTLKKVEVHAGAGLVQVNLTSSLTTPMPKIV